CATCTGGCAGGCGGCCCGGCTGGGGCTGCGGTTGCCCACGACCAGGTACTCCACGGAGAAGTCGTCGCTGGGACTGGGGGGCCCGTCCTGGGGCGCGGGGCCGTCGTCCTGGGGCGGCCGCTGCCGCTGCATCTGCAGAAACTGCTTGCTGGCCTGCAGGAAGGCCAGGGGCGCCGAGGGGTCGCAGAGCCTCAGCACCTCGTCGAAGCTCTCCACGCCCAGGTAGGTGCGCGTGGACTCCAGGAAGGAGTCGAACTGGTAGGTGCGCACGCGGGCGGGGCCGCCGCAGGAGGGCGCCTTGGCCACCTTCACGTAGAGCGTGTAGCGGCGCGGGTCCGGGTTGCGCAGGGTCCAGGAGCAGCGCGAGGCGTTGGCCGGGAACACGGCGGCTGCCGAGAAGTACCCGAAGAACTTGCCCTGCACCAGCGTGGCGCACGGCTCGGCCCCGGGCCCCACGTCCGTCCCCGCGGCCGTGCCCGCCTGGtgccccagcagcagcagcagtggcccGAGGATCCAGAGGGCGCCCGGGGCGGCGGCCTGGCCCCTCATCCTAGCTCGCGGGGCCGCCAGGGTTCCGCCGGCTGGGCAGGCAGGCGCAGGCCAGGCCTTGACATGCCAGGGTCCGGCAGCGAGCGGagcgggccggggccggggggcAGGGGCTTCAAGCGAGGACAGGAGGAGGAGATGGCTTCAGGCGACCGAGTGGGCAGGGGCGGCTCCTAACGTCCGGGGCCCCAGTGCCCGCCTGTGGCCGCCAGCAGCAGCTGGAAGAGAAAGAGCGGAGAGGGGACGCGTGAGCCCCCTGGGGAGGCTGGGACTTGGCACGCTGGGGACAGTGCCCGCCCCGGGCTCTGGGCCTCCGACACAGGCCCTGGCCTCGCTCTCAGGCACCTGCTCTGCCCACCTGTCTGTTTGCCACCTGCCAGCATGTCCACCTGCAGGGGCAGGAGCCGGCGGCCggggcccctcctcccccaacaagCCTGAGCGGGAAGCGGTGGCCCGCCCCGGCCGGGGCCGCAGGCCACAGGGGCCTCGGCTGTGCCCGTCTGGCTGGGCAGCCTGGCGTGGCTCCACGGGCTCTGGGCCCGCCCACCAGCCCTGGGGCGGCCACGGAGGCCATTCCGCCCCTGGGCCTCTGTGGCCTCTCTGACCATACCCTTCTCCAGCCCTCATTCAGGGAAGAATCTGCAAACCCAGCCAGAAGGGAAGCAGGGCAGGGGAGTAGAGGAGACAGGTCATTCCGGCCATCGCCCAGCTTCCCTGCAGCCCCGCCCCTCTGGGCCTTGCCCGGTGCGGGTGCAGAGACCCCTCCCACTTCTGTTTCGTCACAGCAGGAGTGACCGGTTTTTGGGGGGTGAGGGTAGGGTTGGTGCCCCGTCTCTGGGTCTCTGGCTGTGACTATGACATCCACCCACGTCCTATTGCCCCCCTTCCTGCTCACACAGCCACTCAGGTGCCCCTTTGGCCTCGCAGCCATGTTCCTGCCAGggaccctccctctccccgcccccggAGTCACCTGACGCCTGCCCCGTCCCACTTAGCCAGCCTGCTCCCCGCCTCCCATCTCACAATGAGGAAATCGAGGCTCTGACGGCGTCACAGGGAGGGGGCGGGAGCAGGGGGTTCACACTTGAACCCTCCCAAATTGACCCCAACCTTGTGGCCCTGGGGTCACCTGCCCTGCACCAGGAGGGGGCGCTGGCTGTGTGCCGCCGGCTCACACCTGGGCAGGGGGGGCGGGCAGCTCCCGGCCCAGGTCAGCAGGGACACAGCAGAGCCATCCTGGGCCCCGGAAGCCAACGCTGCCCACCCTGGCCCGCCTCCACGCGGACCCGGCCAAGTTCCTTCTGCCTAAACCTCagcttccccaccctccctccccaaagcCCCTGCTGGGCGTCGTCCCGGCAGCAGCTGAGCGGGTGGGCAAAGGAGGGCGCGCCACTGCAGCCCCCCGCGGCCCGCCTGGCCTGGTGCCGGCGCCTCAGCTCCGCCGACCGTGCACACGCCGGCCGCCTGCCCACAGGGACTCGCTGCTTCTTGCTGCCTGGGCCCAGCTGGCCGGCGACACAAGGTCGGTCACTGCTCTGCAGTCCCCTCCTGGCGTCCTTCCTGGCAGGCCTTGTaggcagggcagggagctgggcgTGGGCGGCCTCGGGCTGGCCAGGATGGCTGGACACGGGCTGGCCCGCTCATGGCTGTGCGGACTCGGCCGAGGCCCTCACttcccagcctcagcctccccacctgtaaagtgggggcTGAAGCCTCCCTCTCCCAGCATAAGGTCAGCGCTGGACCTGCAGGTTTACCCAGAGGTGGAGCAGGAGGCAACCGCGGTAGGGGCTCTGGATCACCAGGGGCGGCCCTGTGGGGCTCTTTAGTGGCCAACGCTCAGGTCCCCTGAGGAAAGAACTTGCAGACCCCTCATGCAGACCCTGCACTTGGCCCCTGCTTCCAGGAAGCCCCTCTTCCGGTCGCGCCTCTGGGCCAGCCTTGGACGCCAGCATAGCAGAGCCGCCTGCCCTGGCCACCCACTGCCATATGTGGGAACCGAGAGGCCGGGGCCAGGGTCCCACAGTCAATCCCAGACCTAGGAGGCTGCCCGCAGGGGCGGCCATGGCATCCGAAACCTCacctgagccccagccccagctgcagcGCCCCCTTCTTTGGTCCCAGGCTGGGACCTAATGCCCCCAGCTGGGGCCCCAGCCTGGGGACAAACCCTCTCCGATGCCCCGGAGAATCCCAGGTGGAAGTCGGCAAAGTCCAGCAGAAACTCAGATCGTAGTCGAGCGTTTTCCCCAACACCACCCTGATCCCTGCCACGCGACAGCCGACTCACTCTGACTCATCCCCCTTGACCCGGGGTCAAGGCCACGCCAAAACCCAGCACCTTCCCCCAGAGGGGCCTGCCCGGTCCTGAGATGGCCCAGGCCGGGCCCacactctctcctccccaccccagcccctggcggcCGACGCCACAGCCCTCCCATCTGGAAAGCGGGTACAGCCTGGCGCAGACACCGGGGCTCAGGTGTCTCAGACACTCGgccccaaggctgcacagctGCCTCCACCACCCTGCGGGCTCGCAGGCCTGGAGGGGCGTCCCAGCCAGGCCCAGCGGGGAGGGAAAGCACAGGAGAAGCAGGGCTCATGGCGGGGAGGGGACCAACGTTGGGCTCCACCCTGTGCGGGGCACTCTGTCTCCGCAGGAGCAATCCTGGGGCCCCTGCTATGGCGCGGTTGTGCAGATGGGCACATGGGGGCCATAGACGAACAACCTTGGTGGGGGCTTGCAGGTGCTGGGCGCCTGAGGCAGGATCCGGGCCCAGGTCTGCAGCACAaagcccctgccctctgagagctGGCACTGCCCTAGGCCAGGCAGAACGGGCCCTAATCCTGCCCCTGTCCCAGGGCCCGTGGGAGCTGGGCCGAGCCGGGGCCCTCCTAGCATCCCTGCCGGCTGGCCCTCATCCACACCAGCTCACTCCGCTCCTGGAGGGCCTGTCAGGGGAGCGAGGCCCACCCCAGTGTCCCGCACAGCGGGCAAGAGGGAGAAGTGAGGGTCAGATGCAGGACAGCGCCCCATTCAGAACTGCCCCTTAGAAGGGTGGCAAcgcggggggggggcaggggggcggtgaggaaggaggcagggccaggACGCTCAGGACACAGAAGAGAGCGGCCCCAGCCCCGGTCCCGGCTGGGCGGTGGGATGTGGAGGGGACACTGCTGGCCTGGACCCTGGGGAGGCGGGAGGTGCCTATGGGGACAGGGGATAAGTGGCAGGTCAGGACGCCACACCCCCGGGACTGAGGCTCTGGGGTGAGCCTTCAACAGGCTCTTGGGGCCGGAAGATGGCCTAGAAGAGCCCACCCATGGGGTTTTCACACAGGGTTCCACAGCGCGGACCACTAGGGCCACCGGGGCGCCAGACATCCTCTACACCTTGAACAGCTCCACACCCTGGGCCTTGGGAAAGGCTCTGCTGGCCACAACGCTGGCCCAGCTCTGAGTGTGAGTGCCACAGAActggcctggccctgcctcttcTGGCTGGGTcttggggcagagctgggcaggagGCCCAGGCCGTCAGCACGGACAGCTCCTGTGCGTGCCAGCGGCCACTCACCCTCCACctgcccacaccccacaccctgccctctgccccgcccccaaCACACCCACAGATGCTTTCCAGAGGCTGAGGCCTCTGCATCCCCATTAACTGCCTGCCTGAAACGCTCCAGCAAGGCCTTGGATAAATGGCTCAGAGGTCCCCTCTAGCCTTGGTCTGGGGCACACCTGTGTCaggccccaggtcacacagccgtGGTGGAGGCCGACCGGTTGAATCCAGCCCAGGCCCGGGCAAGCAGAGCTGAGATGGGGTGGGGCGTGCAGGGGAGCCCCTGACCCCACCTGGCACCCAGGGATAGTGTCCTGGAGGGGGCAATGCCGGGGAAGGGTCCCGGGATGAGGGGGACAGCATCGATCTTCACTGGGGGGATTCCTCTGacgggggagggggcacaggcaGGGAGAGCCGGGGGGAGGCTTGCGTGGTGTCTGGGCTGGGAGGGTGGTCAGAGGACAAACAGGGTCATGGAGGTGACCAGGCTTCCAGCTTGAGCATGTGGGCGATGGGTGGTGGGGACCCTCGCTGAGCTGGGGGGAGCAGACGTGTGCCCGTACATGTGCATGCACGTGCGTGTGCCAACACCTATGTCTCTGTGTGCGCACATGTGTGTGCGTGCCTGCACTGTGtctgcacacatgcacacgcgtAGTAGCACGCGTGTACAAGGCTCCCAGCAGGAGGAGGGCTCAGCGTGTAATCACGGGATGTGCAGGGCAGTGGGAGAGggactggggctgggagaggagtgCTTGCCTGGAGGGGGAGCCCGTGGCCAGGATGGAGCCCCACggaggccagggcagggcctCAGAGGAGGGCCAGGCCAGCAGAAGGCTGGCTCCACGCTGGGTGCAGGTGACTGGCGCTGTGGTTCCCCTGGGCTGGCTCacgccccctcccctcagccacaCCCAGCGCCCAGGCCTCCGCTGGGGGTCAAACTCTACAAGCCTGGCGACCACaggtgaggggggtgggagaggctcCTGGCCTCGGTGCCGGGGTCCAGCGAGGTTGCTGGTCGCTCCTCTCCAGAGGTGCTCACGGGGGGACTGTCTCCCTGGGGCTGCAGGCCCCCTGTCTGGTCCTTGGGTTCCCATATCCCAACCTGGGTCATTGCAGCGCCCATCGCCCCCTGCCCATCTTGGGTTCCCAAGGACGGTGGCCAATTAGCACCCAAGCCCCCTCAGGCCCCCGCCTCTCCCATCACCTTCTCAGGGCCAAACTGCCCTGCTGCAGGAAGCTCTCCTGGTGTCTGGCCCCCATCCCTTTGGCCAGCCTCTGCCCCGAACCTACCACGCGGCCTCTCAGAGCCTTCAGGGTGGCCTCGGGGTGAGGGGCGGGGGACCCCAGAGAGCCGGCCACAGCAGGCGGAGGACGAGGATCTGGAGTCATGGCGACGAGAGAGGGAGACGATGACTGGTTTACTGAGTGCTGACCGCACACAGGACCAGTCTCAGATCTCACGGGACCCCAGGAGGCGGGAGCAGTAGCGGCCCCACTCCGCAGCTGGCAGGGTCGCCACCCGCTGAGGGGTGACGCGCCCTCCTCCCACCACCGCCCCAGACGTATCTGCGCACGGGGGGACCATCCAGCCCCTGGCCTCGATCAGAAGCCCTGGGTGCCTCGGGATCGCCGCCACACAGGGGCGTGGGCTGGATGCCCACCCATCAGCCTCCAGAAGTCTCCAGCCTCACCTTAGTCCGTGGGATCCCCCCCCCAACTGTCCAACGCACAGGCCGGACCCAGGCCctgcctccatccctccccacccaccccaggccgCCAATGGCATCCCCTGACACCAGCCACAAAAGGCACTCTGTTGTCCTGCCCGGCCCTCTGAACAGTGCCCGCCTGTGTGTCCTGGGGAAGGCTGTactgggggaggggcgggtgggCATCCGCGGCGCGGAGGGCAGCCCAAGGGGCCGGCGgccgggtggggctgggagagcaTGCAGGAGAGGCCCCCCGGGGCCACCTGCCCGCCCGACGTGGGCAGCCCTCCTGGGCCGTGGCAggtcaggcaggcaggcaggcctcTGTTCATGAGCAGAGCGGGGGGCGCCGCTAGCAGATCCTGCCCCCAGCCCGCCTGACTGACGTGTGGCGCATCCCAGGCCTGCCCCAAGGTGGCCCCGGCCATGTTCCACTCACAGCAGAAAGGTGGGAGCACGCCAGTGAGGTGTTCCcgcggggctgggaggggccgcCTGGGCACAGGGGCTGCCAGGGGAATCTGGCCGGAGGCCAGGCAGAGCTCcccaggaggaaaaagaaaggtgcCCCAGAAGGTCCACTgctggggggcagagggagggcccTCTGGCTCTGCTCCAGGCCTCCCCGTACACACCCTCACCCTCATCACACCTCTTCTTGCCCAGGAGCCTGTTACCCCAAACCACCTGTAGGCCTTGAAGACACCCCGTGCCCTCAAGCCCCCGGGCTGCCCCCgctgccctggcccctgcccagcaGACACCCACCTGTCCTTCAGGACATGGGCCAGGTGGCTGCCCTAGAAGCCTTACCTGAGCCTGCCAGACCCCTCCCCCTCTGAGCGCCCACTGCGTCCTGCGCCCCGGGCACGCACACACATGGTTGCGTACACACGCACACGATGATGCCCCTGCGTGCACACAGACACGCTCTCTGGAGAGTCCCAGGCGGGGACAGTGAGAGCGTCTGCCCCATCAGCTGGGGCATCCCACCGGAGCGGGGAACTCTCCTGAGGAGGGGAGGCTCCTGAAATTCTGGGTGTGACGTACGtcactgccctctcctctctgtgtccccctgCTCGGTACCCAGATTAAGCCCCTGCTCCCGGAGAGGGAGACACAGCTTCCATGCCCGCTCAGCGGCTGGCCTATGGGTGACGCCCACCCACACCGCACGCCAGGATCCGTTCCCGAGGTTCCCAGGAAGAGGGTCTCATCCAAGGTCACCTGTCCAAGGCCACATGAGGAGGGTGTGAGGATGGTGACAAGCTCGGAAGAGGCAGTCAGGAAGGGCCCTGGCGGCCGGCAGACAACACTGAGGTCCCAGGGACATCCCGGATAGGCCTGGCCAGGTGGGGACGCAGAGGTCCTGACAgcatggagtggggagggggggggatgACAACAGAGGAAGGGAGTGCTTAGCCTGGACGTGCTTCAGGAAACCCAGGTCTCCTGGTTCCCAACGCCCCCTGTACCCACCCTAATGGTGCCAGCAGCTGTGGCAGGACTGGCCGTCCCAAGAGGTACCTTGGTACCTGGTGCCCAGAGGTATCAAGGCTCCGGACCTGGGCCTCCCCGAGACCCACGGGGcgccctctcccctctctccaggaCGGCCGAGGTGAGCGAGGGTGGCAGAGGGTGGGCTGGGAGGAGACAGGGCAAGCCAACCTGCGGCCCAGGGTGAGCGCCGGGGAGGAGGCAGACCCCGAGACCGGGGACAGGGCTGTGGAGGGACCAGCGTGCGCGCGCGGGTGAGCCTATGCACACGCGTGTGCAGTGCATGAGAGAGCGTGTGCGCGGCAGCGGGGAGGGTCGCCGTGTACGGGGTGAATGTGCACgggtgtgcacgtgtgtgagtgGAAGGCTTTCCGGAGGCGCCCCTGGGCGCTGGGACCCCGGTGCCCGCTCCGCCCCTCTCTGGGGCGGGACTCCCTACCCtaagtctctgagcctcagacaaGTGCTGTCCGAAGTACCCAGGCCACGTAGGAGGGAGGTCCGGTGACTCGGCCAGGTCACCTGGGTCGCCCGCAGAGCTCTGAGGCTCTGCTCACCAGCACTTCAGCTCCTCTTCCTGCAGCCGTGCCTccacctctcctcccacctcagggACCCCTCAGCCCACGTCTCAGCTGAGGGTCAGGACCCCCAAACCCGAACACAGCATGAGGGGATGGGGACAGCCTGGGTCTCATCTCGCTGTCCACCTCGGCCCCTGATCCCCTGGAAACCCCCTGCCCTGCAGGCCTCTCCCGGTCCCACAGTCACCCAGCAGGGCCCAGCGGACCTTGGGGACCCCATCCACGCCCCCTCCAAGTGAGCCCTCGAGGATGCCCACAGACCCCAACGGACGGGGACGCGGGCGGTGGGATCAGCATGAACATGGTGCAGATCCGAAGGTgagggcaggggagctggggggGACGGGGCGcagtggtggggagtgggggggatgAGACGGCGGGGGGTGACGGCGGGTGGTGAGCCAGGTGCCCCTGCGCACGCAGACCGCCTCCATTTGTCCAAAGCACTTACAGGACAAACGCAGTTACGCTTGTGGAGCCACAGAACATTGTAGAAGGATAACACGGACCCATTAACAGGAGGACCTGGggtctggggagggaaggagactcCCTTTGCGCTCTAGCCCTTTGGTGCTGCCCCCATCGCGGTTCACTTTCCAATGAGTAGAAATGAAttaagagaaagaggagggggcgggggctgcaGCCGGGAAGGAGCCTCCCGCCTGCTGTGTGCCTTCCCGGCGAGCGCCAGTCCTCCCCTACCCTGGGAGCCAGGAGGACACCGGGAGGCAGGGACCGCTCCCTACGAGATCTGAACCCAGGGGTTTACGCTCAGCTGAGGCCACAGGTCCTGGGGTCTCCCTGCGAAGTCCCAccctgcagggggaggggctggtgcctCTGTCACCTGCAGCTGCGGCCGAGGCAAAGGCCTGGAATCAAAGTTCCAACGGGAAGctcttcccctctctggcctTACTTTTCCAACAACTGTAAATGGGCAGTGGGCAGGAAGAGGGGCTCTCCCCGTGCCCTGCGGCCCCAGGGTCCTTGGAGCGACGCCATGTCCCCGGACATGAATGTCCACCTCAGGGCCCAGATTCCAGGGTAGCGCACGCTCGCATTCTGTGCTGTGTTGTGGGTCGGTGCACACTGATGGGGCTCTTGggtggtgtcagggtgatggccGTTCTGTGGTGACAAGTGAAGTCTGGAGTCCAGTGCAGTTGTGGGCGGGGCAGCCCCATGCAACCTGGCTGCCCCTAGGAGCACCCGCCATCTCTTTGGCGTGTCCATCAGGCCAAGTCATCACCTCTGTTTACACCGCCCCCCCGTGGCCGCCACCACTCCCAGGACATAGCCCGAGGCCTACAGGGATCTGCGGTCTGGCCCCGCTCCCTCTGAAGCCCCAGTCCTGCCATTCACCTCTTTTCCAGCTCCTGTCTACGCCTCAcacctgccacagggcctttgcatggcTGGTCCCATACTGAGACCCTCatcttcaccaccaccactgctcTTCTCCCAGCTTAGCTGCCACTTCCCCGTGGAGGGCTCTCGGGGAGCCCACCTCTGGGCTCCTGCAGGCTGCTGTCTTCCACCCCCAGGGTCCATTCACTGAGCCGAGCAGGGTCTCTTTCCTCCTGTATTCCCACCAGCCTTCACACCGGGTGGGGGGCATGCCCTCTGCCTCGTCCACGCCGCACCACTAGTGCGAGTGTGTACACGTGGGCACCCACATGTTCAGTATGTGTGTGCACGCAGGCTGGGCACAGGGGTATCCGGCCCGTGTGTGTTCACACAGAAATCACAGCTCTGACCGATGGCGCAGCTGCAGCCACGGAGGCTGGAGGCCTGAGGGTTCCAGAGGACAATGGGATAGTGTGGGTTTGCTGGCTCCGATGGAGTTAACAAAATCCTCCAGGTTTGGGGTTTGGGGGGCGGGGTTAGAGCTTTACTCCCAGGGGTCCACCTCTTGCACACAGCCAGTTACAGGACCTGCCACAGGTAAAATGTGGTTCGGTTAAATACTGCCATCCAGGGCGCACATTCACACAGACCTGCCCCGCGCCATACACACACGTGTGGCAGTTTGCATGCCCGACCACACGTGCCGCCAGCCTGCCGGCCGGACACGCACATGCACGCGTGGCACACGTATACAAACATGCTCCTCACGCCCGTGCACAGGGCACGGAGGTACGGGGGCCAGGCGAGCGTGGGGAGACACAGGTGACAGCGCTCCCTGCGAGAGGCCGGGGGCGGCCAGGGCTGCCCAGGATGGGGCGGGCGCCTGGGCCGCGGAGGAGACGGAAGGGGCGGGCAGGCGGCCGGCGGCGCGGGCGCCCTCTCTCGGCCGAACGCGACAGCGCGCCGCCCtccgccaccgccaccgccaccgcagccccgcgcccgccgccccTGCCTGAGCGGGAGGCGTCCCCAGGGGGCGGGCTTGGGACCCAGGACTCGTTCCGGaggcggggccgggccgggcgggccGGCCAGGGGGCGAGGACTCCACGGGAGGTTGCTCGCGCCCCGCTGCTCGTCTGGCCTTGCCGGGTCCGCCTCGTGCCCGTCCCCGCGGCCGCGCGTCCGCAGGCGCCCAGCTGCCTCCGGACCCGGCCGGTCGGGACGCCGCAGACCCAGCACGCTGCGGGCCCAGCACGCTGGACATCGGGACGAGCTCCGAGGGCCTGAGCCGGAAGGGCTCCGAGACCCCCACCCTCGCCCCCATTTCACGGACGCGGCCACAGAGGCCCGAGAGGGGTCGGAGCCTGCGGACAAGGGAGGGCTCGACAACTTGGCTGCGTCCCCTCCCGGCCCAGGGTCTGGAGGAGAGCGGCGTGATGCCGAGGGCGACGAATCGTCTTTTCCGCCCCCGCGCGGGAGCGTGGCGGGGACAAGCGCCCTTCTCCGGGATCGGAGGCGGCAAACTCCCTGCTCGAGCCTCAGCGCCGCGCCCGCCCGCGGAGCCGCGCGCCGCCCTGGCGCATTCCCGCCGGCCTCGCGCTCGGCCCCCCGCCGCCCGGGCTCCGGGGCTCCCAGGCcggccccccccccgccccccgcatcCAGGCGCAACAAGTCTGAAAGCAGCGCCGAGCGCCAGCAAGCTAGCCGGGAGGAAGGGCGCCGGGCCGGGCGCGGGGCGCTCCGGGATCCCGGAACGCGCGCAACGTCCGCCTCCGGGGAccgggcgcgggcggcgggcgcTCGGGGCTGACTCGGTGGGCGGCCCACACCCCTCCCAAGGCCCCGACTATGCACGGGCGGGGGCGCGCCCAggagcccccgccccctccttcgCCTGCTTGACCTTGCTCGGGTACTCAAAGCCGGACCCGGCGGCACCCGGGCGTCCGGACGCAGAGTTTCGCTGCCGCCTGCGGTGGTGAGGGAGCAGCTCTCTCCCTCGACCTCCCTCGCTGCCTCCGCGGCGGCGGGGGTCGCCGAGAAATGGAAGGCTTCGG
This window of the Balaenoptera musculus isolate JJ_BM4_2016_0621 chromosome 17, mBalMus1.pri.v3, whole genome shotgun sequence genome carries:
- the LOC118883784 gene encoding collagen alpha-1(I) chain-like, translating into MQERPPGATCPPDVGSPPGPWQACPKVAPAMFHSQQKGGSTPDGRGERGWQRVGWEETGQANLRPRVSAGEEADPETGDRAVEGPACARGHPAGPSGPWGPHPRPLQVSPRGCPQTPTDGDAGGGISMNMVQIRRRPAASGPGRSGRRRPSTLRAQHAGHRDELRGPEPEGLRDPHPRPHFTDAATEAREGSEPADKGGLDNLAASPPGPGSGGERRDAEGDESSFPPPRGSVAGTSALLRDRRRQTPCSSLSAAPARGAARRPGAFPPASRSAPRRPGSGAPRPAPPPPPASRRNKSESSAERQQASREEGRRAGRGALRDPGTRATRTRRHPGVRTQSFAAACGGCLGSDPSRSRRGPAEVLGLGAASSDEPSGPPCFAAIFSSAAPSRGRPETRSALPRGPRRLVGEGTRPGPEPQPVREGAGARLVPRGSSARLQASAAAAEGRRSRPAGNGDRGVPGAWPPRFTRRGRRADPKFGAAYPRGLCERAEKKPRTEGARAFVCVEGGGRALGSGPAGEDLIRRVANTQERPASPAAEPGVRAEGGGPPASAAPGPLQA